One window of Phoenix dactylifera cultivar Barhee BC4 chromosome 5, palm_55x_up_171113_PBpolish2nd_filt_p, whole genome shotgun sequence genomic DNA carries:
- the LOC120110892 gene encoding endoplasmic reticulum metallopeptidase 1-like isoform X1 — MRRRPNTTLSTAKPSGNDEKPSSREVEDQRPKRSAFLWLALFVFLLNGSWAVYHFQFEKLPLPLSTEKAGKRGFSEASAMEHVKYLTKFGPHPVGSDALDLALQYVFAASEKIKETAHWEVDVRVDFFHAKIGASRLASGLFKGKTHVYSDLKHVVLRILPKYLPEAEENVILVSSHIDTVFATEGAGDCSSCVGVMLELARGISQWAHGFKNGVIFVFNTGEEEGLNGAHSFITQHPWSRAIRFVIDLEAMGIGGKSSLFQGGSAPWAIETFAKVAKYPSGQIIAQDLFLSGAVKSATDLQVYQEVAGLSGLDFAYSDATAVYHTKNDKLKLLKPGSLQHLGENMLAFLLHTARSSRFQKEAEVEREGGTGQTQAIYFDVLGKYMVVYTQRFASMLHNSVILQSLLIWITSLLMGGYPGAISFGLSCLSIVLMWIFSLSLTILVAFIIPLMSTSPVPYIAYPWLVIGLFGAPAILGALTGQHVGFFFLKKYLRHVYKKRVPRLSHNVQENLIEWEAERWLFKSGFIQWLILLVVGNFFKVGSSFLALIWLVSPAFAYGLMEATLSPSRLPKQLKIITLILGLAMPVLVSAGMIIRLVGTIIGVFARFERSPGSAPDWLGSLIVAIFSAAVVCLMLVYLLSYIHLSGAKGLVIFAMCTLLALTLTAVSSGIFPAFTEDISRAVNVVHVVDATGRYGNQDPASFVSLFSATPGKLTKEVENLKNEEFACGKNKTLDFVTFTVNYGCWSSKDSNNGWSKLDIPELHVESDSMSDIRKTRVLIDTKLATRWSLAVNREEISDFTFEVDSEELVPSGHKSMVDGWHIIQFSGGKNSPTKFHLNLFWSTNTIHPSQKAYKQAEDTASLLLKLRTDVNMVTPKVERVLQKLPHWCSLFGKSTSPYTLAFLTALPVQF; from the exons ATGCGTCGGAGACCCAACACCACTCTCTCGACAGCTAAACCATCTGGCAATGATGAAAAACCATCTTCAAGAGAAGTTGAAGATCAAAGACCGAAACGGTCAGCATTTTTGTGGCTGGCATTATTTGTCTTCCTCCTCAATGGCTCATGGGCAGTCTACCATTTTCAATTTGAGAAGCTCCCTTTGCCTCTCAGTACCGAGAAGGCAGGTAAACGTGGCTTCTCAGAAGCATCAGCAATGGAGCATGTCAAGTATTTGACAAAATTTGGTCCTCATCCTGTTGGTTCAGATGCTCTTGATCTTGCATTGCAG TATGTGTTTGCAGCATCAGAAAAGATCAAGGAAACAGCTCACTGGGAGGTTGATGTTCGAGTGGATTTCTTCCATGCAAAGATTGGTGCAAGTCGTCTTGCCAGTGGTCTTTTTAAGGGCAAGACACATGTCTATTCAGATCTGAAACATGTAGTCTTGAGAATCTTGCCTAAGTATTTACCAGAAGCGGAAGAAAATGTGATTCTCGTTTCTTCTCATATTGACACAGTTTTTGCAAC GGAAGGAGCCGGCGACTGCAGTTCATGTGTAGGTGTGATGTTGGAGCTTGCTCGAGGGATATCTCAATGGGCTCATGGATTTAAGAACGGTGTCATCTTCGTTTTTAATACTGGAGAGGAAGAAGGTCTTAATGGTGCTCACAGCTTTATTACACAG CATCCATGGAGTAGAGCAATTCGTTTTGTAATTGATTTGGAGGCTATGGGGATTGGGGGGAAGTCTAGCTTATTTCAG GGTGGCTCTGCTCCCTGGGCTATTGAAACTTTTGCCAAGGTAGCAAAATACCCATCTGGTCAAATCATCGCACAG GATCTCTTTCTCTCTGGAGCTGTAAAATCTGCAACAGATCTTCAAGTGTATCAAGAAGTTGCTGGTCTATCTGGACTTGattttgcatattcagatgctacTGCAGTTTATCACACGAAG aatgacaaattaaaacttctGAAGCCAGGATCTCTTCAACATCTTGGAGAAAATATGCTGGCATTTTTGCTTCATACTGCTAGGTCATCGAGATTTCAGAAAGAAGCAGAAGTGGAGAGGGAAGGAGGCACCGGTCAAACCCAGGCTATCTATTTTGATGTTCTG GGCAAGTACATGGTTGTATACACCCAACGCTTTGCAAGCATGCTTCATAACTCAGTGATACTGCAGTCGCTTCTAATATGGATAACATCATTGCTTATGGGTGGTTATCCTGGCGCTATATCATTTGGATTGTCATGTTTGAGCATAGTTCTCATGTGGATATTTTCCCTTAGCTTAACAATTCTAGTTGCATTTATCATACCTCTTATGTCTACCTCTCCTGTTCCATATATTGCATATCCATGGTTAGTCATTGGCTTGTTTGGCGCACCTGCAATACTTGGGGCATTAACTGGCCAACATGtgggttttttctttcttaagaaATATCTGCGTCATGTTTATAAGAAGAGAGTGCCCAGGCTATCTCACAAtgttcaagaaaatttaatagagTGGGAGGCTGAAAGGTGGCTTTTTAAATCTGGTTTTATTCAATGGCTAATCCTTCTCGTTGTGGGAAACTTTTTTAAGGTTGGGTCTTCCTTCTTAGCACTCATTTGGCTAGTTTCACCTGCTTTTGCCT ATGGTCTTATGGAGGCAACACTGTCTCCTTCGCGGTTACCAAAGCAGCTCAAAATTATTACTTTAATTCTGGGTTTGGCCATGCCTGTTTTAGTCTCTGCTGGTATGATTATTCGGTTGGTAGGGACCATAATTGGGGTTTTTGCCCGGTTTGAAAG GAGCCCTGGAAGTGCACCTGATTGGCTTGGGAGTCTGATAGTTGCTATATTCAGTGCTGCTGTTGTTTGTCTTATGCTGGTTTACCTTCTTTCCTACATTCATCTTTCAG GTGCAAAAGGATTGGTTATTTTTGCAATGTGTACACTGCTTGCTCTCACACTTACTGCCGTATCAAGTGGCATTTTCCCAGCATTTACAGAGGACATCTCTCGGGCTGTCAAT GTTGTGCATGTTGTTGACGCAACAGGAAGATATGGAAACCAAGACCCAGCATCAtttgtttctttattttctgCAACTCCTGGTAAACTGACAAAggaagttgaaaatctgaaaaaTGAAGAATTTGCATGTGGAAAGAACAAGACTCTCGATTTTGTTACCTTTACCGTAAATTATGGCTGTTGGAGTTCCAAGGATAGTAATAATGGATGGAGTAAATTGGACATTCCAGAACTCCATGTTGAAAGTGATTCTATGTCAGATATTAGAAAAACAAGGGTTTTGATTGATACTAAACTGGCTACACGTTGGTCGCTTGCAGTCAATAGAGAAGAAATCAGTGACTTCACATTTGAAG TCGATTCAGAAGAACTGGTTCCATCGGGTCACAAGAGCATGGTTGATGGATGGCATATCATCCAGTTTTCAGGTGGCAAGAACTCACCAACAAAATTCCACTTGAATCTTTTCTGGTCAACCAATACTATTCATCCTTCGCAAAAGGCGTACAAACAAGCAGAGGATACTGCTTCTCTCCTATTAAAACTGAGGACAGATGTAAACATGGTGACACCAAAAGTAGAGAGGGTGCTTCAGAAGCTTCCACATTGGTGTTCCCTCTTCGGTAAATCCACTTCACCATATACATTGGCTTTCTTGACTGCTCTTCCTGTTCAATTTTAG
- the LOC120110892 gene encoding endoplasmic reticulum metallopeptidase 1-like isoform X2, with translation MLLILHCREGAGDCSSCVGVMLELARGISQWAHGFKNGVIFVFNTGEEEGLNGAHSFITQHPWSRAIRFVIDLEAMGIGGKSSLFQGGSAPWAIETFAKVAKYPSGQIIAQDLFLSGAVKSATDLQVYQEVAGLSGLDFAYSDATAVYHTKNDKLKLLKPGSLQHLGENMLAFLLHTARSSRFQKEAEVEREGGTGQTQAIYFDVLGKYMVVYTQRFASMLHNSVILQSLLIWITSLLMGGYPGAISFGLSCLSIVLMWIFSLSLTILVAFIIPLMSTSPVPYIAYPWLVIGLFGAPAILGALTGQHVGFFFLKKYLRHVYKKRVPRLSHNVQENLIEWEAERWLFKSGFIQWLILLVVGNFFKVGSSFLALIWLVSPAFAYGLMEATLSPSRLPKQLKIITLILGLAMPVLVSAGMIIRLVGTIIGVFARFERSPGSAPDWLGSLIVAIFSAAVVCLMLVYLLSYIHLSGAKGLVIFAMCTLLALTLTAVSSGIFPAFTEDISRAVNVVHVVDATGRYGNQDPASFVSLFSATPGKLTKEVENLKNEEFACGKNKTLDFVTFTVNYGCWSSKDSNNGWSKLDIPELHVESDSMSDIRKTRVLIDTKLATRWSLAVNREEISDFTFEVDSEELVPSGHKSMVDGWHIIQFSGGKNSPTKFHLNLFWSTNTIHPSQKAYKQAEDTASLLLKLRTDVNMVTPKVERVLQKLPHWCSLFGKSTSPYTLAFLTALPVQF, from the exons ATGCTCTTGATCTTGCATTGCAG GGAAGGAGCCGGCGACTGCAGTTCATGTGTAGGTGTGATGTTGGAGCTTGCTCGAGGGATATCTCAATGGGCTCATGGATTTAAGAACGGTGTCATCTTCGTTTTTAATACTGGAGAGGAAGAAGGTCTTAATGGTGCTCACAGCTTTATTACACAG CATCCATGGAGTAGAGCAATTCGTTTTGTAATTGATTTGGAGGCTATGGGGATTGGGGGGAAGTCTAGCTTATTTCAG GGTGGCTCTGCTCCCTGGGCTATTGAAACTTTTGCCAAGGTAGCAAAATACCCATCTGGTCAAATCATCGCACAG GATCTCTTTCTCTCTGGAGCTGTAAAATCTGCAACAGATCTTCAAGTGTATCAAGAAGTTGCTGGTCTATCTGGACTTGattttgcatattcagatgctacTGCAGTTTATCACACGAAG aatgacaaattaaaacttctGAAGCCAGGATCTCTTCAACATCTTGGAGAAAATATGCTGGCATTTTTGCTTCATACTGCTAGGTCATCGAGATTTCAGAAAGAAGCAGAAGTGGAGAGGGAAGGAGGCACCGGTCAAACCCAGGCTATCTATTTTGATGTTCTG GGCAAGTACATGGTTGTATACACCCAACGCTTTGCAAGCATGCTTCATAACTCAGTGATACTGCAGTCGCTTCTAATATGGATAACATCATTGCTTATGGGTGGTTATCCTGGCGCTATATCATTTGGATTGTCATGTTTGAGCATAGTTCTCATGTGGATATTTTCCCTTAGCTTAACAATTCTAGTTGCATTTATCATACCTCTTATGTCTACCTCTCCTGTTCCATATATTGCATATCCATGGTTAGTCATTGGCTTGTTTGGCGCACCTGCAATACTTGGGGCATTAACTGGCCAACATGtgggttttttctttcttaagaaATATCTGCGTCATGTTTATAAGAAGAGAGTGCCCAGGCTATCTCACAAtgttcaagaaaatttaatagagTGGGAGGCTGAAAGGTGGCTTTTTAAATCTGGTTTTATTCAATGGCTAATCCTTCTCGTTGTGGGAAACTTTTTTAAGGTTGGGTCTTCCTTCTTAGCACTCATTTGGCTAGTTTCACCTGCTTTTGCCT ATGGTCTTATGGAGGCAACACTGTCTCCTTCGCGGTTACCAAAGCAGCTCAAAATTATTACTTTAATTCTGGGTTTGGCCATGCCTGTTTTAGTCTCTGCTGGTATGATTATTCGGTTGGTAGGGACCATAATTGGGGTTTTTGCCCGGTTTGAAAG GAGCCCTGGAAGTGCACCTGATTGGCTTGGGAGTCTGATAGTTGCTATATTCAGTGCTGCTGTTGTTTGTCTTATGCTGGTTTACCTTCTTTCCTACATTCATCTTTCAG GTGCAAAAGGATTGGTTATTTTTGCAATGTGTACACTGCTTGCTCTCACACTTACTGCCGTATCAAGTGGCATTTTCCCAGCATTTACAGAGGACATCTCTCGGGCTGTCAAT GTTGTGCATGTTGTTGACGCAACAGGAAGATATGGAAACCAAGACCCAGCATCAtttgtttctttattttctgCAACTCCTGGTAAACTGACAAAggaagttgaaaatctgaaaaaTGAAGAATTTGCATGTGGAAAGAACAAGACTCTCGATTTTGTTACCTTTACCGTAAATTATGGCTGTTGGAGTTCCAAGGATAGTAATAATGGATGGAGTAAATTGGACATTCCAGAACTCCATGTTGAAAGTGATTCTATGTCAGATATTAGAAAAACAAGGGTTTTGATTGATACTAAACTGGCTACACGTTGGTCGCTTGCAGTCAATAGAGAAGAAATCAGTGACTTCACATTTGAAG TCGATTCAGAAGAACTGGTTCCATCGGGTCACAAGAGCATGGTTGATGGATGGCATATCATCCAGTTTTCAGGTGGCAAGAACTCACCAACAAAATTCCACTTGAATCTTTTCTGGTCAACCAATACTATTCATCCTTCGCAAAAGGCGTACAAACAAGCAGAGGATACTGCTTCTCTCCTATTAAAACTGAGGACAGATGTAAACATGGTGACACCAAAAGTAGAGAGGGTGCTTCAGAAGCTTCCACATTGGTGTTCCCTCTTCGGTAAATCCACTTCACCATATACATTGGCTTTCTTGACTGCTCTTCCTGTTCAATTTTAG
- the LOC120110892 gene encoding endoplasmic reticulum metallopeptidase 1-like isoform X3, giving the protein MEGAGDCSSCVGVMLELARGISQWAHGFKNGVIFVFNTGEEEGLNGAHSFITQHPWSRAIRFVIDLEAMGIGGKSSLFQGGSAPWAIETFAKVAKYPSGQIIAQDLFLSGAVKSATDLQVYQEVAGLSGLDFAYSDATAVYHTKNDKLKLLKPGSLQHLGENMLAFLLHTARSSRFQKEAEVEREGGTGQTQAIYFDVLGKYMVVYTQRFASMLHNSVILQSLLIWITSLLMGGYPGAISFGLSCLSIVLMWIFSLSLTILVAFIIPLMSTSPVPYIAYPWLVIGLFGAPAILGALTGQHVGFFFLKKYLRHVYKKRVPRLSHNVQENLIEWEAERWLFKSGFIQWLILLVVGNFFKVGSSFLALIWLVSPAFAYGLMEATLSPSRLPKQLKIITLILGLAMPVLVSAGMIIRLVGTIIGVFARFERSPGSAPDWLGSLIVAIFSAAVVCLMLVYLLSYIHLSGAKGLVIFAMCTLLALTLTAVSSGIFPAFTEDISRAVNVVHVVDATGRYGNQDPASFVSLFSATPGKLTKEVENLKNEEFACGKNKTLDFVTFTVNYGCWSSKDSNNGWSKLDIPELHVESDSMSDIRKTRVLIDTKLATRWSLAVNREEISDFTFEVDSEELVPSGHKSMVDGWHIIQFSGGKNSPTKFHLNLFWSTNTIHPSQKAYKQAEDTASLLLKLRTDVNMVTPKVERVLQKLPHWCSLFGKSTSPYTLAFLTALPVQF; this is encoded by the exons AT GGAAGGAGCCGGCGACTGCAGTTCATGTGTAGGTGTGATGTTGGAGCTTGCTCGAGGGATATCTCAATGGGCTCATGGATTTAAGAACGGTGTCATCTTCGTTTTTAATACTGGAGAGGAAGAAGGTCTTAATGGTGCTCACAGCTTTATTACACAG CATCCATGGAGTAGAGCAATTCGTTTTGTAATTGATTTGGAGGCTATGGGGATTGGGGGGAAGTCTAGCTTATTTCAG GGTGGCTCTGCTCCCTGGGCTATTGAAACTTTTGCCAAGGTAGCAAAATACCCATCTGGTCAAATCATCGCACAG GATCTCTTTCTCTCTGGAGCTGTAAAATCTGCAACAGATCTTCAAGTGTATCAAGAAGTTGCTGGTCTATCTGGACTTGattttgcatattcagatgctacTGCAGTTTATCACACGAAG aatgacaaattaaaacttctGAAGCCAGGATCTCTTCAACATCTTGGAGAAAATATGCTGGCATTTTTGCTTCATACTGCTAGGTCATCGAGATTTCAGAAAGAAGCAGAAGTGGAGAGGGAAGGAGGCACCGGTCAAACCCAGGCTATCTATTTTGATGTTCTG GGCAAGTACATGGTTGTATACACCCAACGCTTTGCAAGCATGCTTCATAACTCAGTGATACTGCAGTCGCTTCTAATATGGATAACATCATTGCTTATGGGTGGTTATCCTGGCGCTATATCATTTGGATTGTCATGTTTGAGCATAGTTCTCATGTGGATATTTTCCCTTAGCTTAACAATTCTAGTTGCATTTATCATACCTCTTATGTCTACCTCTCCTGTTCCATATATTGCATATCCATGGTTAGTCATTGGCTTGTTTGGCGCACCTGCAATACTTGGGGCATTAACTGGCCAACATGtgggttttttctttcttaagaaATATCTGCGTCATGTTTATAAGAAGAGAGTGCCCAGGCTATCTCACAAtgttcaagaaaatttaatagagTGGGAGGCTGAAAGGTGGCTTTTTAAATCTGGTTTTATTCAATGGCTAATCCTTCTCGTTGTGGGAAACTTTTTTAAGGTTGGGTCTTCCTTCTTAGCACTCATTTGGCTAGTTTCACCTGCTTTTGCCT ATGGTCTTATGGAGGCAACACTGTCTCCTTCGCGGTTACCAAAGCAGCTCAAAATTATTACTTTAATTCTGGGTTTGGCCATGCCTGTTTTAGTCTCTGCTGGTATGATTATTCGGTTGGTAGGGACCATAATTGGGGTTTTTGCCCGGTTTGAAAG GAGCCCTGGAAGTGCACCTGATTGGCTTGGGAGTCTGATAGTTGCTATATTCAGTGCTGCTGTTGTTTGTCTTATGCTGGTTTACCTTCTTTCCTACATTCATCTTTCAG GTGCAAAAGGATTGGTTATTTTTGCAATGTGTACACTGCTTGCTCTCACACTTACTGCCGTATCAAGTGGCATTTTCCCAGCATTTACAGAGGACATCTCTCGGGCTGTCAAT GTTGTGCATGTTGTTGACGCAACAGGAAGATATGGAAACCAAGACCCAGCATCAtttgtttctttattttctgCAACTCCTGGTAAACTGACAAAggaagttgaaaatctgaaaaaTGAAGAATTTGCATGTGGAAAGAACAAGACTCTCGATTTTGTTACCTTTACCGTAAATTATGGCTGTTGGAGTTCCAAGGATAGTAATAATGGATGGAGTAAATTGGACATTCCAGAACTCCATGTTGAAAGTGATTCTATGTCAGATATTAGAAAAACAAGGGTTTTGATTGATACTAAACTGGCTACACGTTGGTCGCTTGCAGTCAATAGAGAAGAAATCAGTGACTTCACATTTGAAG TCGATTCAGAAGAACTGGTTCCATCGGGTCACAAGAGCATGGTTGATGGATGGCATATCATCCAGTTTTCAGGTGGCAAGAACTCACCAACAAAATTCCACTTGAATCTTTTCTGGTCAACCAATACTATTCATCCTTCGCAAAAGGCGTACAAACAAGCAGAGGATACTGCTTCTCTCCTATTAAAACTGAGGACAGATGTAAACATGGTGACACCAAAAGTAGAGAGGGTGCTTCAGAAGCTTCCACATTGGTGTTCCCTCTTCGGTAAATCCACTTCACCATATACATTGGCTTTCTTGACTGCTCTTCCTGTTCAATTTTAG
- the LOC120110892 gene encoding endoplasmic reticulum metallopeptidase 1-like isoform X4, which translates to MLELARGISQWAHGFKNGVIFVFNTGEEEGLNGAHSFITQHPWSRAIRFVIDLEAMGIGGKSSLFQGGSAPWAIETFAKVAKYPSGQIIAQDLFLSGAVKSATDLQVYQEVAGLSGLDFAYSDATAVYHTKNDKLKLLKPGSLQHLGENMLAFLLHTARSSRFQKEAEVEREGGTGQTQAIYFDVLGKYMVVYTQRFASMLHNSVILQSLLIWITSLLMGGYPGAISFGLSCLSIVLMWIFSLSLTILVAFIIPLMSTSPVPYIAYPWLVIGLFGAPAILGALTGQHVGFFFLKKYLRHVYKKRVPRLSHNVQENLIEWEAERWLFKSGFIQWLILLVVGNFFKVGSSFLALIWLVSPAFAYGLMEATLSPSRLPKQLKIITLILGLAMPVLVSAGMIIRLVGTIIGVFARFERSPGSAPDWLGSLIVAIFSAAVVCLMLVYLLSYIHLSGAKGLVIFAMCTLLALTLTAVSSGIFPAFTEDISRAVNVVHVVDATGRYGNQDPASFVSLFSATPGKLTKEVENLKNEEFACGKNKTLDFVTFTVNYGCWSSKDSNNGWSKLDIPELHVESDSMSDIRKTRVLIDTKLATRWSLAVNREEISDFTFEVDSEELVPSGHKSMVDGWHIIQFSGGKNSPTKFHLNLFWSTNTIHPSQKAYKQAEDTASLLLKLRTDVNMVTPKVERVLQKLPHWCSLFGKSTSPYTLAFLTALPVQF; encoded by the exons ATGTTGGAGCTTGCTCGAGGGATATCTCAATGGGCTCATGGATTTAAGAACGGTGTCATCTTCGTTTTTAATACTGGAGAGGAAGAAGGTCTTAATGGTGCTCACAGCTTTATTACACAG CATCCATGGAGTAGAGCAATTCGTTTTGTAATTGATTTGGAGGCTATGGGGATTGGGGGGAAGTCTAGCTTATTTCAG GGTGGCTCTGCTCCCTGGGCTATTGAAACTTTTGCCAAGGTAGCAAAATACCCATCTGGTCAAATCATCGCACAG GATCTCTTTCTCTCTGGAGCTGTAAAATCTGCAACAGATCTTCAAGTGTATCAAGAAGTTGCTGGTCTATCTGGACTTGattttgcatattcagatgctacTGCAGTTTATCACACGAAG aatgacaaattaaaacttctGAAGCCAGGATCTCTTCAACATCTTGGAGAAAATATGCTGGCATTTTTGCTTCATACTGCTAGGTCATCGAGATTTCAGAAAGAAGCAGAAGTGGAGAGGGAAGGAGGCACCGGTCAAACCCAGGCTATCTATTTTGATGTTCTG GGCAAGTACATGGTTGTATACACCCAACGCTTTGCAAGCATGCTTCATAACTCAGTGATACTGCAGTCGCTTCTAATATGGATAACATCATTGCTTATGGGTGGTTATCCTGGCGCTATATCATTTGGATTGTCATGTTTGAGCATAGTTCTCATGTGGATATTTTCCCTTAGCTTAACAATTCTAGTTGCATTTATCATACCTCTTATGTCTACCTCTCCTGTTCCATATATTGCATATCCATGGTTAGTCATTGGCTTGTTTGGCGCACCTGCAATACTTGGGGCATTAACTGGCCAACATGtgggttttttctttcttaagaaATATCTGCGTCATGTTTATAAGAAGAGAGTGCCCAGGCTATCTCACAAtgttcaagaaaatttaatagagTGGGAGGCTGAAAGGTGGCTTTTTAAATCTGGTTTTATTCAATGGCTAATCCTTCTCGTTGTGGGAAACTTTTTTAAGGTTGGGTCTTCCTTCTTAGCACTCATTTGGCTAGTTTCACCTGCTTTTGCCT ATGGTCTTATGGAGGCAACACTGTCTCCTTCGCGGTTACCAAAGCAGCTCAAAATTATTACTTTAATTCTGGGTTTGGCCATGCCTGTTTTAGTCTCTGCTGGTATGATTATTCGGTTGGTAGGGACCATAATTGGGGTTTTTGCCCGGTTTGAAAG GAGCCCTGGAAGTGCACCTGATTGGCTTGGGAGTCTGATAGTTGCTATATTCAGTGCTGCTGTTGTTTGTCTTATGCTGGTTTACCTTCTTTCCTACATTCATCTTTCAG GTGCAAAAGGATTGGTTATTTTTGCAATGTGTACACTGCTTGCTCTCACACTTACTGCCGTATCAAGTGGCATTTTCCCAGCATTTACAGAGGACATCTCTCGGGCTGTCAAT GTTGTGCATGTTGTTGACGCAACAGGAAGATATGGAAACCAAGACCCAGCATCAtttgtttctttattttctgCAACTCCTGGTAAACTGACAAAggaagttgaaaatctgaaaaaTGAAGAATTTGCATGTGGAAAGAACAAGACTCTCGATTTTGTTACCTTTACCGTAAATTATGGCTGTTGGAGTTCCAAGGATAGTAATAATGGATGGAGTAAATTGGACATTCCAGAACTCCATGTTGAAAGTGATTCTATGTCAGATATTAGAAAAACAAGGGTTTTGATTGATACTAAACTGGCTACACGTTGGTCGCTTGCAGTCAATAGAGAAGAAATCAGTGACTTCACATTTGAAG TCGATTCAGAAGAACTGGTTCCATCGGGTCACAAGAGCATGGTTGATGGATGGCATATCATCCAGTTTTCAGGTGGCAAGAACTCACCAACAAAATTCCACTTGAATCTTTTCTGGTCAACCAATACTATTCATCCTTCGCAAAAGGCGTACAAACAAGCAGAGGATACTGCTTCTCTCCTATTAAAACTGAGGACAGATGTAAACATGGTGACACCAAAAGTAGAGAGGGTGCTTCAGAAGCTTCCACATTGGTGTTCCCTCTTCGGTAAATCCACTTCACCATATACATTGGCTTTCTTGACTGCTCTTCCTGTTCAATTTTAG